One Bacillota bacterium DNA window includes the following coding sequences:
- a CDS encoding MBL fold metallo-hydrolase: MQDLIPAGVVSLRLPTPYPVGPVNCYLIQGELPTLVDTGPPTEEAWAALVRFLEEHGLGAGGAWQVVITHAHPDHFGLGERLRSRFGVRVLAPRAAAGWLAPGKVDEWEEFLADFLPRAGVPGEVVRQLRKGRFGLGDFRVESGPDGWLEPGTAVRMGDTPWEVVSLPGHSSCSTGFWRREDGTCLGGDALLLDAYAHSVLEPAMDGKGWYPGLLRQMESLERIRQLGPERVLPGHGEPVTSPASFAASRLRYLRGRTETVWGLLMEGEKTPYQVVLNLYPHLSWVELMSGLWEVMGYLDVLEERGEAIREEAGGKLYYRAL; the protein is encoded by the coding sequence GTGCAGGATCTCATCCCGGCCGGGGTCGTGTCGCTGCGGCTGCCCACCCCCTACCCGGTGGGTCCGGTGAACTGCTACCTGATCCAGGGGGAGTTGCCCACGCTGGTGGATACGGGTCCACCCACGGAAGAGGCCTGGGCGGCCCTGGTGCGCTTCCTGGAAGAGCATGGGTTGGGAGCAGGCGGGGCCTGGCAGGTGGTGATCACCCACGCCCACCCCGATCATTTCGGCCTGGGGGAACGATTGCGCAGCCGCTTCGGTGTGAGGGTCCTGGCGCCCCGGGCTGCGGCGGGCTGGCTGGCGCCCGGGAAGGTGGACGAATGGGAGGAGTTCCTCGCCGACTTCCTTCCCCGGGCCGGTGTTCCCGGCGAAGTTGTGCGCCAGTTGAGAAAGGGTCGCTTCGGACTGGGCGACTTCCGCGTGGAGTCGGGTCCCGACGGGTGGCTGGAGCCGGGCACCGCCGTGCGCATGGGGGACACCCCGTGGGAGGTGGTTTCCCTTCCCGGTCACTCTTCCTGTTCCACCGGCTTCTGGCGCCGGGAGGACGGGACCTGCCTGGGCGGGGATGCGCTTCTCCTGGACGCTTACGCTCACAGCGTGCTCGAGCCGGCCATGGACGGGAAGGGATGGTACCCCGGGCTCCTGCGGCAGATGGAAAGCCTGGAGCGTATCCGGCAGTTGGGGCCCGAGCGGGTGCTCCCGGGGCACGGGGAACCGGTCACCTCTCCCGCCTCGTTTGCCGCCTCCCGCCTGCGCTACCTGCGCGGGCGCACGGAAACGGTGTGGGGCCTGCTCATGGAGGGCGAGAAGACCCCCTACCAGGTGGTCCTTAACCTGTACCCCCATTTGAGCTGGGTGGAACTTATGTCGGGTCTGTGGGAGGTCATGGGATACCTGGACGTGCTGGAAGAGCGGGGGGAGGCGATCAGGGAAGAGGCCGGGGGCAAGCTGTACTACCGCGCGCTTTGA